The DNA region GTTGAGCAAAAGGATGCTAATGATGCTGAAAAATTAATTGCTGAAATTAACACAGGGACTTATGTCTTTGATAATGCTTTGTTATTCGACGCTTTAAATAAAGTCGGTAATGACAATGCGCAAGGTGAGTACTACTTGCCAGATGTGATTGAAATCTTGAAGGAAGCTGGCGAGGCTGTTGGGGCCTTCCAAATGGATAACCTAGATGAGTCACTTGGGGTAAATGACCGTGTGGCTTTAGCGCAAGCTAACCAAACCATGTTTAAACGAATCAATGAGTTCCATATGCGTAATGGGGTAACGATTGTCGACCCGGATGCGGTTTACATTGAAGCTGGCGTTGAAATTGGTGCGGACACGGTGATTGAACCAAATGTATATCTTAAAGGGGATACTGTGATTGGTGAAGACTGCCATATTCACGCAGGGACAACAATCCGCGATTCTAAGATTGGTGACCGTGTGAAAGTCCGTGCTTCTGAAATTGAAGAAAGTCAAGTGAACGATGGCGTGGATATTGGACCAAATGCCCACTTACGCCCGGCATCTGTTATTGATGAAAATGCCCATATCGGAAACTTTGTGGAAATTAAAAAAGCGCATATTGGTGCGGGCACTAAGGTTGGTCATTTAACTTATATTGGTGATGCAACTTTAGGCAAAAATATCAATGTTTCTTGCGGTGTGATTTTTGCAAACTACGACGGTGTGAACAAACACCATTCAACAATCGGTGACAACTCATTTATCGGGTCTGACGTGACTATCATTTCACCTGTAAATGTTGAAGCTAATGCCTTCTTAGCAGCTGGTTCAACTATTACCAAAGATGTCCCAAGCAAGGCTTTGGGGATTGCCCGTTCACGTCAAGAAAATAAAGATGGTTTTTGGGATAGGTTACCAATTGGTAAAAAAGACTAAGACTGCAAATATTTTAACTAAATTCACATTTTTCGATTCGCTATTTAGCTAACAATCGTCGTTTTTCTATGGTAGAATAGGTACGATAAGAGTGTCTGAGCATTCAGTATTGTGGAGGGAAAAAAATGTCAGAATCTATAGTCGATCATGGACTAAAAATCTTTTCATTGAGTTCAAACAAAGAACTTTCTGAAAAAATTGCAACTTCAATGGGCGTAGAGTTAGGTCATATTTCAGTGTCACATTTCAGTGACGGTGAAATTAAAATTGCGATTGAGGAATCTATTCGTGGGGACAATGTTTATATCATCCAATCAACATCTGACCCAGTAAATGATAACTTGATGGAATTATTAATCATGATTGATGCTTGTCGTCGTGCAAGTGCCGAAACGATTAATGTTGTGATTCCTTACTTTGGCTACGCACGTCAAGACCGTAAGGCACAACCGCGTGAACCAATCACAGCGAAATTAGTGGCGCGTATGATGGAAAATGCTGGTGCAACCCGTATTCTTGCGTTAGACTTACATGCTGCGCAAATCCAAGGTTTCTTCGAAGTGCCAGTAGACCACCTATACGGTGCGCCATTACTAGCAGAATACTT from Aerococcus urinaeequi includes:
- the glmU gene encoding bifunctional UDP-N-acetylglucosamine diphosphorylase/glucosamine-1-phosphate N-acetyltransferase GlmU, which codes for MSNRYAVILAAGKGTRMKSKLYKVLHPVAGKPMVDHVLTSVNDAGIDEVVTIVGHGAEAVQELLGDRTAYTTQTEQLGTGHAVQQAASELADKEGTTLVICGDTPLFTADTIARLLDVHEEAGFKATILTAPADDPTGYGRIVRDKEGQVVKIVEQKDANDAEKLIAEINTGTYVFDNALLFDALNKVGNDNAQGEYYLPDVIEILKEAGEAVGAFQMDNLDESLGVNDRVALAQANQTMFKRINEFHMRNGVTIVDPDAVYIEAGVEIGADTVIEPNVYLKGDTVIGEDCHIHAGTTIRDSKIGDRVKVRASEIEESQVNDGVDIGPNAHLRPASVIDENAHIGNFVEIKKAHIGAGTKVGHLTYIGDATLGKNINVSCGVIFANYDGVNKHHSTIGDNSFIGSDVTIISPVNVEANAFLAAGSTITKDVPSKALGIARSRQENKDGFWDRLPIGKKD